A region of Vigna radiata var. radiata cultivar VC1973A unplaced genomic scaffold, Vradiata_ver6 scaffold_70, whole genome shotgun sequence DNA encodes the following proteins:
- the LOC106779939 gene encoding uncharacterized protein LOC106779939: MAFHLTFRSQSVPSPGQGPPLVERISEEPLALPNKSAQSTVTCIYQANVAGCWRNVSVLWCKNLMNHTLNLKVDSTGGEFSYTCKIDVKPWYFWNKKGYKSFEVDGHQVEVYWDLRSARFSSGGPEPVSDYYVAMVSEEEVALLLGDYKKKAYKRMKMRPSIVEAMLLVKRESVFAKKSFATKARFDEKRKESDIVVESSTFGNKEPEMWISIDGIVLIHVKNLQWKFRGNQTVMVNMQPVQVFWDVHDWLFSVPGSGPGLFIFKPGPVEAETEREERLNEGCDSDNGSCASGYYSTLSYAPSESCLVLYAYKLE, encoded by the coding sequence ATGGCTTTCCACCTTACCTTTAGATCACAATCAGTGCCAAGTCCAGGCCAAGGACCACCTTTAGTGGAGAGAATATCAGAGGAGCCTTTGGCTTTGCCAAACAAAAGTGCTCAAAGCACTGTGACATGCATCTACCAAGCCAATGTTGCAGGGTGTTGGAGAAACGTGTCAGTGTTGTGGTGCAAAAACCTCATGAACCACACGCTAAACCTCAAGGTTGATAGCACAGGAGGTGAGTTCAGTTACACTTGCAAGATAGATGTGAAGCCTTGGTACTTCTGGAACAAAAAAGGGTACAAATCTTTTGAGGTTGATGGGCACCAGGTGGAGGTGTATTGGGACCTTCGGTCGGCGAGATTCTCCAGCGGCGGCCCCGAGCCGGTCAGCGATTACTACGTGGCAATGGTGTCAGAGGAAGAGGTTGCGTTGCTGCTGGGGGATTACAAGAAGAAGGCGTACAAGAGAATGAAGATGAGGCCAAGCATTGTTGAGGCAATGTTGTTGGTGAAGAGAGAAAGTGTGTTTGCCAAGAAAAGTTTTGCAACCAAGGCCAGGTTTgatgagaagagaaaagagagtgaCATTGTAGTGGAGAGCTCAACGTTTGGGAACAAAGAGCCTGAGATGTGGATCAGCATTGATGGGATTGTGTTGATTCATGTCAAGAACTTGCAGTGGAAGTTCAGGGGGAACCAAACAGTAATGGTCAACATGCAACCTGTGCAAGTGTTTTGGGATGTGCATGACTGGTTGTTTAGTGTGCCTGGCTCAGGGCCTGGCCTTTTCATTTTCAAGCCAGGGCCTGTGGAAGCTGAGACTGAAAGAGAGGAGAGACTCAATGAGGGTTGTGACAGTGATAATGGTAGTTGTGCGAGTGGCTATTATTCAACTCTCAGCTATGCTCCCTCTGAGTCTTGTCTTGTGCTTTATGCCTACAAACTTGAGTGA
- the LOC106779967 gene encoding endoglucanase 12, which yields MHSRNHWGGSFEMSNNGEEVEKNKNDEWDRAALLQSQDLDETLQSWVLERVEKSKKKRYVDFGCIVMSHKALKWILSSIFMAFLLIALPIIITKSLPKHHSPPTPPDNYTLALHKALLFFNAQKSGRLGKSNGIAWRGNSGLDDGKDTDVKGGLVGGYYDAGDNIKFNFPMSFAMTMLSWSVLEYKDKYMALNEYQHTRELIKWGTDYLLLTFNSSATKINKIYAQVGGSLNASTTPDDHNCWQRPEDMDYPRHTISIFQGPDLAAEMAAALASASILFQDDPSYSNKLIKGAQTLFDFARDAGKRKPYSRGEPYIEPFYNSSGYYDEYMWGAAWLYYATGNTTYISLATNPSIFKNSKAYLLTPQFTVLSWDNKLPAAMLLLTRFRMFLNPGYPYEDMLKMYHNVTSLTMCSYLQQYRVFNRTRGGLIQLNNGQPQSLQYVANAAFLASLFADYMQGIGVPGWYCGSTYFPVSALKTFATSQVDYILGKNPMKMSYIVGFGNKFPRHVHHRGASIPNDHQHHSCTGGWKWFDTSNPNPNTITGAMVGGPDRFDRFHDSRRNYNFTEPTLAGNAGIVAALISLTGTTGSSGVDRNTIFSAIPPLGPQNPPPPPPWKPIKT from the exons ATGCATTCAAGAAACCATTGGGGAGGGTCGTTTGAAATGAGCAACAATGGGGAAGAGGTGGAAAAGAACAAGAATGATGAGTGGGATAGGGCAGCACTGCTTCAAAGCCAAGATTTGGATGAGACTCTACAAAGCTGGGTTTTGGAAAGGGTTGAGAAGAGTAAGAAGAAAAGGTATGTTGACTTTGGTTGCATAGTGATGAGCCACAAGGCATTGAAATGGAtactttcttccattttcatgGCTTTCCTTCTCATTGCTCTCCCCATTATCATCACCAAATCTTTGCCCAAACACCATTCTCCACCTACACCACCAGATAACTACACCCTTGCTCTCCACAAAGCACTCCTTTTCTTCAATGCTCAAAAGT CTGGAAGGTTGGGGAAGAGCAATGGAATTGCATGGAGAGGGAATTCAGGGTTAGATGATGGAAAAGACACAGATGTGAAGGGGGGACTGGTTGGAGGTTACTATGATGCAGGGGACAACATAAAGTTTAACTTTCCCATGTCTTTTGCCATGACAATGCTTAGTTGGAGTGTTCTGGAATACAAAGATAAGTACATGGCTCTGAATGAGTACCAACACACTAGAGAACTCATCAAGTGGGGCACTGATTACTTGCTCTTGACCTTCAACTCTTCTGCCaccaaaattaacaaaatctaTGCACAAGTTGGTGGGAGTCTCAATGCTTCTACCACACCAGATGATCACAACTGCTGGCAAAGGCCAGAGGACATGGATTATCCACGCCACACCATATCCATATTTCAAGGTCCTGATCTTGCAGCTGAAATGGCAGCAGCTTTAGCTTCAGCCTCTATACTTTTCCAAGATGATCCATCCTATTCCAACAAACTCATCAAGGGTGCACAAACTTTGTTTGACTTTGCCAGAGATGCTGGTAAGAGGAAGCCTTATAGCCGTGGAGAGCCCTACATTGAGCCTTTCTATAACTCCTCTGGCTACTACGATGAGTACATGTGGGGTGCTGCTTGGTTGTACTATGCAACAGGAAACACTACCTACATCTCCTTGGCCACCAACCCCTCCATTTTCAAGAACTCCAAGGCCTATTTATTGACTCCTCAATTCACTGTTTTGAGCTGGGACAACAAGTTACCTGCTGCCATGTTGTTGCTCACAAGGTTCAGGATGTTTTTGAATCCTGGTTACCCCTATGAGGACATGCTCAAGATGTACCACAATGTTACCAGTCTTACCATGTGCTCTTATCTTCAACAATACAGAGTCTTTAACAGGACTAGAG gGGGTTTGATCCAACTCAACAATGGACAACCTCAGTCTCTCCAATATGTCGCTAATGCTGCTTTCCTGGCATCACTTTTTGCTGACTACATGCAAGGGATTGGTGTTCCTGGATGGTATTGTGGTTCTACCTATTTCCCAGTATCTGCTTTGAAGACATTTGCAACCTCTCAG GTTGATTACATCCTGGGGAAAAATCCCATGAAAATGAGCTACATAGTGGGGTTTGGAAACAAATTTCCTAGACATGTTCATCACAGAGGAGCATCCATACCAAATGATCACCAACATCACTCATGCACTGGGGGTTGGAAGTGGTTTGATACTTCCAACCCAAATCCTAACACCATCACAGGAGCAATGGTTGGAGGGCCAGATCGTTTTGACCGATTCCATGACTCCAGAAGAAACTATAACTTCACTGAGCCAACCTTGGCAGGAAATGCAGGAATAGTTGCTGCATTAATTTCCTTAACAGGTACCACAGGTAGTAGTGGCGTTGACAGGAACACTATCTTCTCAGCAATTCCACCACTTGGGCCACAAAATCCTCCTCCTCCGCCACCTTGGAAGCCAATCAAAACATGA